TTTAGTCTGAGTATTCAAAACTTTTGAGGGAGCTTCATGAAGAAATTTGTCAATTTGCTCATATTACTCACGGCCACTTCTCTGTTTGCTTTTACGGCCTTTACCATCTCCTCGCTGAACGAGGAGGGCAATACGCCCGTGCTGGAACCATTGCCCATTCACCCGCGCGTGGAGCAGGCGGTATCGTTCTTTTTACCGAAGATGCATTACAAAAAGCAACAACTGGACGACGAACTTTCCAGCCAGATGTTCGATTTTTACCTGGAGATGCTGGATCCGCAAAAACTTTACTTTTTAAAATCCGATATCGATGAATTTGAAAAATATCGTTATTCGCTGGATGAAGCTTTGCGCAACGGCGATTTACGCGCGGCCTATGCCATTTTTAATCGCTTTATGACGCGCTACGCCGAACGACTGAACTTTGTTAAAAAACGATTGCAAACGCCGTTTAATTTTACGGGCGAGGATTCTTTTCAGGTGGATCGGGAAGAAGCGCCCTGGCCGGAGACCAAAGCGGAGCTGGACACTTTGTGGTCAAAACGTCTGAAAAACGAAGCGCTTTCTTTAAAAATTGCCGGCAAAGACTGGGAGGCCATCAAAGAGCGTCTGGAAAAGCGATATAAAAACATGGAAAAACAGATGCTCAAAACCGAAAGCGAAGACGTTTTTCAGATTTACATGAATGCCTTTGCCTCCACCTTTGATCCGCACACCAATTACATGTCGCCCAAAACCAGCGAAGATTTCAAAATTCGTATGAGCCTTTCGTTAGAAGGCATTGGCGCCAGCTTGCGCACGGAAGATGATTACACCACCGTCGTAGAAATCATTCCGGGCGGCCCGGCCGATCGCAGCGGGCTGTTACACCCCAACGACCGAATTATTGCCGTTGGCCAGGGCGAAGACGGCGAACTGGTAGATGTGGTTGGCTGGCGTATTGACGACGTGGTGCAGCTTATCCGCGGCAAAAAGGGCACTAAAGTCCGCCTGCAAATTATTCCGGCTGACGCCGCGCTCTCCGATCCGCCGGTGACCATCACACTGACGCGCGATAAAGTCAAACTCTCGGATCGGGCGGCAAAAAGCGACACACTGGAAGTTGAACACAACGGTAAAAAATACCGCTTTGGCGTAATCAATATTCCCGATTTTTATCTGGATTATGAAGCCATGCGGCAGGGCAAGGAAGATTACGCCAGCACCACGCGCGATGTGGAACGCCTGCTTAAAGAACTGCAGGGCGCGGATGTGGACGGCGTGATTATCGACCTGCGACGCAATGGAGGCGGGTTCCTCTCCGAAGCGGTGGACCTAACCGGCTTGTTTATCGAAAAGGGGCCGGTGGTGCAGGTGCGCGATTCTCGCAATCGTGTAAAGATTGAACGCGATTTTGATTCAAAGGTAGTTTATACCGGTCCGCTGGCCGTGCTGGTCGATCACTTTAGCGCCTCGGCTTCAGAAATTTTTGCCGCCGCCATTCAGGACTACAGACGAGGCATTATTGTCGGAACGCAAACCTTCGGCAAAGGAACGGTGCAAAACATTGTGCCCATTTCCCGCTTCTTTCCCCACTCTAAGGAAAAATTGGGACAGGTAAAATTCACCATTGCCAAGTTTTACCGCATTAACGGCGGCAGTACGCAAATGGTTGGCGTGTTGCCCGACATCCGCATACCAACGCGCTACGACGTTATGGAGATCGGCGAACGTAGCGAAAAAAACGCCCTGCCATGGGACGAAATTGACCCCGCCAACTATGAACCGGTTGATCCGCTTCTTGATAAAATACTGCCCCGTTTAAATAAATTGCACCAGGCGCGCGTTCAAAACAGCGAAGAGTACCGCCTGATACTCAAAGAAATCGAAAACTTAAGAAAAGAGCGGGAAAAAAACGTAGTTTCTCTGAATATCGAAAAGCGAAAAAAAGAGCGGGAAGAACGCGACGCGCTTAAAAAGGAGCTTAAAAAAGTCCATAAAAAATCGGGCCATGACGACAAAGAAGATTTTTACATTGTGGAAACGGCTCATGTGTTAAGCGATTATATTCAGATACACTAACAACATTTAAGAGAATTTTTAATTACCACAAGCCATGATCAAAAAGTTTAGATTTGAAGGCGTAAAGAAGCGACGTAATGCTTCTTTGCGCCTTCTTTGTGTTAAGCGTTTTGCGGTAAATTTTCCGTGCGAGGCTTTGTCCGGGCTTGCTCCTCTGTTCCTCTTGAGCTTACCACAAATTGCAAGCCGGCAGAGATGATCGACCATTAACAAACACAAAAGGAAAATCGATTAAACTTATGAAAACCGTTATTCTTAAAAAAGGCCGTGAAAAATCGCTTTTGCGCAAACATCCCTGGATTTTTTCCGGAGCCGTTAAAAGCGTTGAGGGCCAACCGCAAAGCGGAGAAACGGTCGCCGTTCAGGATTGGCAGGGCAGATTTTTAGGTCGGGGAGCTTACTCCCCCCGTTCACAAATAGTAGTCCGGATGTGGAGCTTTGAGCAAGACGAAGCGATTGACAACACCTTTTTCGAAAAGCGTCTTTTACAGGCTCTGCGTTTACGCAGCACGTCGGGTATTGATCGAGAAAGTACGGCCATGCGTTTAATAGCTTCCGATGCGGACGGCCTGCCGGGAATCATTGTGGATCGCTACAACCAATTTCTGGTTTGCCAGTTTTTGAGCGCCGGCGCCGAGCACTGGAAAAAGACCATTGTGCATCTACTGCAAAAACTGCTTGAGCCGCAAGGCATTTACGAACGTTCGGATGTGGATGTGCGCAAAAAAGAAGGACTGACGCCGACCAGGGGTTTGCTTGCGGGCCAGGAACCGCCAGATCTGCTGGAAATTAACGAACAAGAAATACGTTTTTTAGTGGATGTGAAAAGGGGCCACAAAACAGGCTTTTATCTGGATCAGCGCGTTAATCGCCGCCTGGTGCGTCAATGGAGCGCCGACCGCGAAACGCTCAACTGTTTTGCCTACACCGGTGGTTTTGGGCTGGCCGCTTTAAAGGGCGAGGCAAAACATGTAACCAATCTGGAAGATGTGGCCGGTTTACTGGAACTGCAGGAAAAAAATTTTAAACTCAACCAATTTAAAAGCGAGCGCTACGAAAACGTGAAGGCGGATGTGTTCCGCCAGCTGCGCCGCTACCACACGGAAGGGCGGCGATTTGATTTGATTATTCTGGATCCGCCTAAATTTGTCGATTCCCAACACCATCTCATGCGCGCCAGCAGAGGTTACAAGGATATCAACCGCCTGGCTTTTGAACTGTTGCGGCCGGAGGGCGTGTTGTTTACCTTTTCCTGCTCTGGTTTGATGAAAATGGATTTGTTTCAAAAGATCGTTGCAGACGCCGCCCTTGAGGCCAACCGCGAAGCGCAAATTTTGCAATGGCTGTCTCAGGCGCCCGACCACCCCATCAAATTACACATTCCCGAAAGCCTTTACCTGAAGGGCCTTTTGTGCAGAGTTTAGCGGGGGGAATGATTGAATAGACATCGGTCTGTCATGGCGCAGCGATTAGGATACTTCCTGCAAAAAATGTAATGCCTTAGCGTGCGAAAATTTTTGTGCTGCTGGATTGGTTGAATAGTTGATTAGTTGAATGGTTGAATGGTTGAATGGTTGAATGGCAACTGTCCACTTTCAGCGTTCCCCTCTCCCAGACTTTTATTCTTGGAAAAGGAGATCAAGAGGGTGAGGGCAATTGAAACTATTTTTAATTTAATATAGTTTTTGCGACTTTGTGACTTCTCTGAGCTCTCTGTGGTCTCTTAAAATAATTTGTTTGATTTTTTTCTGCGATGATTGGCGTAATCTGCGAGAAAATTACCTCGCGCGCGTTGCGTTTTTGCTACCCTGGAAGTTTGGAGATAGTGTTTGAACCTTGATTAATATGATTACAGGATTAACTTGATTTTTTTTCTCGTGAAAGTTCACACTCAATTTTAAGGCGAAATTTTGTAAGTACAAAAAGCAAATCATGGAAATCTCTAAATTAAGTAAATCATGGTTCAAACTTCATTGGTCGCCGCCTGTCATTTATTCCCGCCCTGGAGGCTGTTGCAAATTCAGTTTGAGTAAAATTCAAAAAATTTGTAAATTCTGGGCGACAGATAAAACAAGTAATAACAAAGGAATTCCATGAGTTTTATTACTTATAATCGCTCACAAATGAATCTCTTTGGCTATAGTGTGGAAGATTTTGCCAGAGACGATCCAAAGAGTCGATTTGTAGTGGAGTTGGTTTCGCGCCTTGATTTAAGTGCACTTTATTCCCGTTATAGTTCGCAAGGCGGTGATTCTTATGCCCCAGACATGATGCTTGCCTTATGGTTTTATGCTTATAGTAACGGCATTACCAGCACCCGTAAGCTGGAGGAATTGTGTAAATATGATACGCGCTACATTTATATCACTGGGAATCAGCATCCGGATCATAGTACATTAAGTCGTTTTCGCAAGGCACATTTGGATTTATTAGACCAATATTTTGTAGAGATACTTTTAATTGCCCAGGCCGAAGGCATAAGTAGTTTCAACCAGATAGCCATAGATGGCACGAAAATCAAAGCGCACAGCAGTAAGCGTCATGGCTACACTGAGGATCAATTAGACAAACGTATAGAGAAGTTAAGAGCAGAGATCAAGCAATACATGCAGCGCTGTAATTTTGTAGAACAGGGGGCCACGGATGAATTAGATTTAGAAACTCTTCGAGCGGAGAAAGAACGGCTTGAGCGCTTAGAGAAAGAGATATTAGAACGTAAAGCCCAATTGAAAGAGCGTAAGAAACAGCTCAAATCAGAACATCGTTCAAGACATCAAATAAATGTAAAAGAGCCGGATGCCCGCATGATGCCTTCGGTGGATGGGCCGGGTTATAACGCACAATTAGGCGTAGATATGTCCAGTCATTTAATTGTAGCCCATGAAGTGGTAAGCCAGCCCAACGACCAGGGTCAATTCATACCGATTCAAGAACAAGTAGAGAAGAATCTTGGTTCAGATGATAAGCGATCTTACACGGCCGATTCCGGTTATCACAATAGCACAGACCTAAAAGAATTGGAAGAAAAGCAGATTGATGCCGTAATAGCCGATCCCCAGTTATCCAATCGTTCGATAAAGGAGACACCAACCTCCAAGGAAGAATTGCAAAAAGAAGAAAGAAAACTAAAACGAAGTGATTTTGTGTATCATGAACAGGGAGATTACTATGAATGTCCGACGGGTAAGAAGCTTTTTCCAGTTGAGAGGAATAGCGAACGGATCGTATATCGTTCCAATGATTGTCAGGACTGTCCCTTAATTAATTTATGCATTTCCAGTAAAAAGAAAGTTAAGCAAATCCATCGTTCAGTTAATGAGAGTTATTGCGAACGTATGGCGAAAAAGTTACAAACTTCAGCGGCGCAGGAACGACTAAAAAAGCGTTCGGTGACAGTTGAACCTGTTTTTGGTAACTTGAAGCATAATTTAGGCTATCGTGGATTTTCCTTATCTGGTCTTAATAATGTTCGTAGTGAATTTACGTTAATGTGTATTGGGCATAATATTAATGTTCTATTTAAAAATATGTTAGGGAAACGTTTAGCAGCGTTTATAACAGCATCACAAGAAAAAGATGATCTATTAATTTTATTTTCAAAGAATATTTTGGCGTTTTTAATTCTATATTTTGCCCAACGCTTAAGAATGAGAAAAAATTATCAATATCGGAGAATATAAGCATTAATTCCTCCCCCCCATGCAACAGCCTCCCTGGCTGGAGAGAGCCGTGAAAAAATTACATATCTCATCAGAGTCGTCAAAAAAAAGAAATTTTCCCTTTAGCCGATTATTTACTAAATTCAGGCAGTTTAAACACGGAGTTAAAAATGGATAAAAAAATTGAATATTGCGAAAATGTTCTCCCGCGGGTATCGCGCACGTTTGCGCCGACTATCAGAAGACTACCCAAAGGATTGCGTTTGCCCGTAACCGTGGCCTATCTTTTATGCCGCGTTGCCGATACAATTGAAGATAGCCCTGACTTAACCATAGATCAAAAAAAACACATGCTAACTCTCTACGCCAACATTTTTGCTCAAAACGACTCTACAGCCTATCAGCAATTGCTGGCCCTGCTTCAGCATTTGCCGCAACAAACCGAAGACGAAAAATTAACACACAACCTGCCCATTCTGATGGATGTATTCCGTTCTTTTTCTGTCGCCATGCAGGGCCATATTGCCCGGTGGGTGGCTGAGATGTCGCTGGGCATGCGCAAATACGCTCAGGCCAAACAAAAACGACGATTCAGCTTTTTGAAATCGATGAAAGAGTTAGACGAATACACCTACTATGTGGCAGGCACCGTCGGCTATCTGCTTACCGAATTGTTTTACTTTTATTCCAGCAAAATAACGCCCATGGTAAAACATCGCCTCGAACAACTGGCCGAATCGTTTGGCAAGGGCCTGCAACTGGTCAACATCATCCGCGACACTGCCGCCGATTTAAGACGTGGGCAATCCTACATTCCGGATGAGCTCCTGCACAAATATCAGCTAACGCGCGAAAGCATCTTTAAAAAAGAAAACGCCGACCGCGCTCAGCAGCTTTTTAACGAGCTCATTCAGGATGCCGTCAATCATCTGGACAAAGCGTTGGATTACACCCTGACCATCCCCAAGGGAGAAACACGCATTCGCCTGTTTTGCATCTTACCTTTATTCTGGGCTTTGCGCACTCTGGAACTCATTCAACGCAATACCTTATCGCTGTTAGGTTCGGAAAAGATTAAAATCTCTAAATATGTAATCCGTAAAGAATTCTTTCTGGCTCTGATCCATGTCAATTCCAACCGCATGTTGCGCTGGTACTATAACCGAATTCGCAGCGCCATTGCTCGCCCGGCGCTTAATATGCGTTAGTCTTTAAAATAATGAGTAAAAAGCAGCGATCGATGGAACGAGAAAATAAATTTCTGAAAGCCTATCTTAAGGATCTGCTGGGAGATCAGATCACACGTTTCTGGAATGCCAGGCCGGAGCCGCGGGCCATCCGCGTTAACACCATCAAAACCACCGTTGCCGAGGTCAAAAAACGGCTGGAACAGTGGAACGTTCCATTTCGCCCGGTTTCCTTTAATCCCGAAGGCCTGATCATCGAAGACGACCATATGCCTTTAAGCCAGACGCTGGACTTTTTTTTGGGCAAGTTTTATTACCAGGGCGTGTCGTCTCAACTACCGGCCGTGGTTTTAAATCCGCAAAAAGGGGACAAGGTGTTGGATCTGGCCGCCTCTCCCGGCTCCAAATCCACGCAGATGGCCGCCATGATGGATAACACCGGCTTTCTGGTTTTAAACGACGTTTCCATGAAGCGCATTCAGGCCCTGAACACCAACATTCAAAACATCGGCTCCGTCAATTATGCCATCTACCGCCAGCCCGGCGAACGCATTGGCAATATTCTGCCCGAATATTTCGACAAAGTGTTGTTAGACGCCCCCTGCTCTGCTCTGGGAATCATTCATTCCCATCCCGAAGTGTATTCGTGGCTCTCGGCAAAGCGCCTGGCTAAGATTGTAGAACAACAGCGCCAGTTGCTGGTTTCTGCCTACAAAGCTCTAAAAGTAGGCGGCGAAATGGTTTACTCCACCTGCTCCATCTCTCCGGAAGAAAACGAAGAACTCATCCAGTTTATGCTCGATCATTATCCGCTGGAAATCGTGGAGATCGCGCCTGAAATCCATAAGCTGTTCCTGCCCGGCCTGACCGAATATCAAAACAAAAGCTTTACGCCAGACATGACCAGAGCCATTCGCATCCTGCCCCATTTGCACGAAATGGAAGGTTTCTTTGTCGTCAAACTGCGTAAAACCGGTCGGAGACATAAAGCCGTAAAAACGTACCATACCTTTAAAACCCTGGCTTACAACCATCCGGACGTTGAAGATGATTTGCGGCAAATTTCCGAACAGTGGGGCATTCCGGAAGATACCTGGCAGCGCTATCGCTACATAAAAACACGCGACCGCCTGTGGATGGTCAACACGCAGATCAAAAACATTCCCCAGGAAAATTTTTTGAACGCCGGATTGCTGCTGGGCGAAAAACGTATTTTTGGCTGGAAGTTGCCCAACGACAGCATCCAATATTTTAGCAGGTGGATTACAAAACGGCATTTGGCGGTAAGCGAAGAACAATTGCGCGAACTGTTTAATACGGGCATGACCAATGTGCCGGGCGTGGAGAAAGGATATTACGCCTTAAGCTGGCAGGGCAAGGCAATCGGTTCTTTGTACGTGGAAAAACAGCGGGCTAAAATCCGTTTGATGCATCGTTTTAAAGTCATCCTCTAATTCCGCGCTTCATCTCGCCTAAAAAAGCCGTGCACAGCAATTGGCCAA
This sequence is a window from Caldithrix abyssi DSM 13497. Protein-coding genes within it:
- a CDS encoding carboxy terminal-processing peptidase, whose amino-acid sequence is MKKFVNLLILLTATSLFAFTAFTISSLNEEGNTPVLEPLPIHPRVEQAVSFFLPKMHYKKQQLDDELSSQMFDFYLEMLDPQKLYFLKSDIDEFEKYRYSLDEALRNGDLRAAYAIFNRFMTRYAERLNFVKKRLQTPFNFTGEDSFQVDREEAPWPETKAELDTLWSKRLKNEALSLKIAGKDWEAIKERLEKRYKNMEKQMLKTESEDVFQIYMNAFASTFDPHTNYMSPKTSEDFKIRMSLSLEGIGASLRTEDDYTTVVEIIPGGPADRSGLLHPNDRIIAVGQGEDGELVDVVGWRIDDVVQLIRGKKGTKVRLQIIPADAALSDPPVTITLTRDKVKLSDRAAKSDTLEVEHNGKKYRFGVINIPDFYLDYEAMRQGKEDYASTTRDVERLLKELQGADVDGVIIDLRRNGGGFLSEAVDLTGLFIEKGPVVQVRDSRNRVKIERDFDSKVVYTGPLAVLVDHFSASASEIFAAAIQDYRRGIIVGTQTFGKGTVQNIVPISRFFPHSKEKLGQVKFTIAKFYRINGGSTQMVGVLPDIRIPTRYDVMEIGERSEKNALPWDEIDPANYEPVDPLLDKILPRLNKLHQARVQNSEEYRLILKEIENLRKEREKNVVSLNIEKRKKEREERDALKKELKKVHKKSGHDDKEDFYIVETAHVLSDYIQIH
- a CDS encoding class I SAM-dependent rRNA methyltransferase, whose product is MKTVILKKGREKSLLRKHPWIFSGAVKSVEGQPQSGETVAVQDWQGRFLGRGAYSPRSQIVVRMWSFEQDEAIDNTFFEKRLLQALRLRSTSGIDRESTAMRLIASDADGLPGIIVDRYNQFLVCQFLSAGAEHWKKTIVHLLQKLLEPQGIYERSDVDVRKKEGLTPTRGLLAGQEPPDLLEINEQEIRFLVDVKRGHKTGFYLDQRVNRRLVRQWSADRETLNCFAYTGGFGLAALKGEAKHVTNLEDVAGLLELQEKNFKLNQFKSERYENVKADVFRQLRRYHTEGRRFDLIILDPPKFVDSQHHLMRASRGYKDINRLAFELLRPEGVLFTFSCSGLMKMDLFQKIVADAALEANREAQILQWLSQAPDHPIKLHIPESLYLKGLLCRV
- a CDS encoding IS1182 family transposase, with product MSFITYNRSQMNLFGYSVEDFARDDPKSRFVVELVSRLDLSALYSRYSSQGGDSYAPDMMLALWFYAYSNGITSTRKLEELCKYDTRYIYITGNQHPDHSTLSRFRKAHLDLLDQYFVEILLIAQAEGISSFNQIAIDGTKIKAHSSKRHGYTEDQLDKRIEKLRAEIKQYMQRCNFVEQGATDELDLETLRAEKERLERLEKEILERKAQLKERKKQLKSEHRSRHQINVKEPDARMMPSVDGPGYNAQLGVDMSSHLIVAHEVVSQPNDQGQFIPIQEQVEKNLGSDDKRSYTADSGYHNSTDLKELEEKQIDAVIADPQLSNRSIKETPTSKEELQKEERKLKRSDFVYHEQGDYYECPTGKKLFPVERNSERIVYRSNDCQDCPLINLCISSKKKVKQIHRSVNESYCERMAKKLQTSAAQERLKKRSVTVEPVFGNLKHNLGYRGFSLSGLNNVRSEFTLMCIGHNINVLFKNMLGKRLAAFITASQEKDDLLILFSKNILAFLILYFAQRLRMRKNYQYRRI
- a CDS encoding phytoene/squalene synthase family protein yields the protein MDKKIEYCENVLPRVSRTFAPTIRRLPKGLRLPVTVAYLLCRVADTIEDSPDLTIDQKKHMLTLYANIFAQNDSTAYQQLLALLQHLPQQTEDEKLTHNLPILMDVFRSFSVAMQGHIARWVAEMSLGMRKYAQAKQKRRFSFLKSMKELDEYTYYVAGTVGYLLTELFYFYSSKITPMVKHRLEQLAESFGKGLQLVNIIRDTAADLRRGQSYIPDELLHKYQLTRESIFKKENADRAQQLFNELIQDAVNHLDKALDYTLTIPKGETRIRLFCILPLFWALRTLELIQRNTLSLLGSEKIKISKYVIRKEFFLALIHVNSNRMLRWYYNRIRSAIARPALNMR
- a CDS encoding RsmB/NOP family class I SAM-dependent RNA methyltransferase; translated protein: MERENKFLKAYLKDLLGDQITRFWNARPEPRAIRVNTIKTTVAEVKKRLEQWNVPFRPVSFNPEGLIIEDDHMPLSQTLDFFLGKFYYQGVSSQLPAVVLNPQKGDKVLDLAASPGSKSTQMAAMMDNTGFLVLNDVSMKRIQALNTNIQNIGSVNYAIYRQPGERIGNILPEYFDKVLLDAPCSALGIIHSHPEVYSWLSAKRLAKIVEQQRQLLVSAYKALKVGGEMVYSTCSISPEENEELIQFMLDHYPLEIVEIAPEIHKLFLPGLTEYQNKSFTPDMTRAIRILPHLHEMEGFFVVKLRKTGRRHKAVKTYHTFKTLAYNHPDVEDDLRQISEQWGIPEDTWQRYRYIKTRDRLWMVNTQIKNIPQENFLNAGLLLGEKRIFGWKLPNDSIQYFSRWITKRHLAVSEEQLRELFNTGMTNVPGVEKGYYALSWQGKAIGSLYVEKQRAKIRLMHRFKVIL